The window GGCTTTGCCAATGCGTCCGATGGGAATTTGCTTGGCAAAGTTCGCGAGTTCAGCTTCGGTCATATTGGCGAGAATCGGCGTATCGACCAACCCTGGGGCGATGACGTTCACGGTAATGCCATAACGAGCCACTTCAGCGGCCAGTGCCTTAGCAAAGCCGTGTGTACCCGTCTTGGCTGCGGCGATATGCGTCATGTTGGGATAGCCGGTGAGACCCGAGATCGCCGTCACACAAATGATCCGTCCCCACTTCTGGGCGATCATCGACTCGATGACTGCGCGGCAACTATTGAAGGTGCCTTTCAAATCGACATTCAGGACTTCATCCCATTCTTCATCCGTCATTTGTAAAAACATCTGGTGATGAAAAACTCCCGCGTTACTGACCAGAATATCAAGGTGACCAAACTCTTCGCGTGCGCGGTCGACCATCGCCTGCACTTCGGCTGTACTTCCGACATTGGCACGAATGCCTAACGCGCGCTGTCCCACGGCTTCGACTTCGCGAACGACCGCAGCGATTTTCTTTTCATCGCGGCCATTGATGACGACATCTGCACCTTCACGGGCGAATAACAGCGCCGTTGCGCGCCCGATACCGGAACTTGAACCTGTGACTAATGCTGTCCTTCCTCGAAATCGCATAACTCCTCCTCTTTGTATCTTTGCCTGGGCTGGCGCACGCACCACCAAAACCATAAAAGAAGGAAAAGGGAAAGAGGAATCAGGCTATAGACTGCAGACTGTAGGGAGAAAAAGCTCAGGAATGCCTCTGGGCTGCTCCCTATGGCGAGAGTGCCAAATGTTTTTCCCTTTCGCCTGTGGCCTATAGTCTATCGCCTTTTTACTGACTATTTTTTATGTTTCACCCATTACGAATTACTCTTTCCGTAGCGTTTATGACACTGTTACTGCCACAACTGGCGAAAGCTGCAGTTGATCACTCAACCTGGGATACGTTATTGCGTCGTTACGTTGACCAAGACGGACGGGTGGCGTATCGCGATTGGCAAGCCCGCGACCTGCCGACTTTTGCGGCGTATCTGAAGACGTTAGCAGAGACGAAAGTTGAGGGCATGTCTGAGACAGAAGCGAAAGCCTTTTGGATCAACGCTTATAACGCCGTCATTATTCAGGGAGTACTCAACGGCTATACTGCTGAAGGCCTCCTCTCGCGCAAGCGATTGTTTAGCTGGTACTCGATCCTGGTGGCAGGAAAGAAGCGGACCCCCGATGAGATCGAGCATGAGATCCTACGGCCAACGTTTCGTGATCCGCGGATTCATTTTACTATCGTGTGTGCCTCGACGAGTTGTCCGAAACTACGCCCCGAGGCGTATGTTGCCGAGCGACTGGAGCAACAACTGGATGACGCGGCGCGCGAATTTATCAATGATCCCCAGCGGAATCGCTTTGAAGTCGGACGAGTGGCAGTGTCAGCAATCTTCCAGTGGTTTGCACAAGATTTCACCGAACAATCTGGAACAGTCGTCAAATTTCTGCTCCGCTTTGTCGCTGAGGAGAAAAAAGCTATCTTGGAATCGTTTAGTAGAGATCTTCAGTATCTTGAGTATGACTGGACATTGAATGCGCAACCGGGTCAAAGAATATCGTAAGGAGAATTGTATGAAGTTAACAAAAGTTTTTCTGGCAACTCTGCTGGCGACGGGCATTTCTGTGGTGGCCGTCGGAAACTGGGCGAGAGCGGAACAGGGCGCGGAGCAGAAGACAGAAGGAAGTGACACTACTCACGCTAAGCCTGCCTGTTGTATGCACAAGGAAGCGAAAGAGGAAAACCCTCAAGTTCACTCTGGTGCCGCCTGTTGTATGAAAAAGGAGGCGAAGGGAGAGGCCCAGGGGCAAAGTGCCGTGAACGAAACAGGAAGTGATGCTCACGAGTGCAGCCACGACAAGGCACAAGGGGGAGATCGCCACGTCGAGAAGTTAGAAGAGGGAACGCACTAAAAAAGTAACCAGTAGCCAGTTGTCAGCATGAAAGCCTTCTTGTCCGACGTCACGACCGCAGAGATTCAACACGAAAAGAACCGCGCGCGCGAACTCCGCCGTTCTGAGTGGTGGAAACGTAGACGTGCGCCTGGCGTTTGCCACTACTGCCAACAGAAGTTTTTACCAACAGACCTCACAATGGATCATCTTGTGCCTCTCGCGCGCGGCGGGAAGTCGACCAAAGGCAATATCGTCCCTTCATGTAAGGAGTGTAATAGCAAGAAAAAGTACGCGCTGCCGTGGGAAGAGGAGCTTGAAAGTACGGAGTAATTGCTTTCAGAACAATGAGGAACGCAGAATCCAGATCAATGAACAGCGAAGACAAGGCTGAAGGCTTCAGGCCACAGGCTATAGGGACGAATGGGCAGGTTCAGCTCTATAGCCTGTGGCCTATAGCCGGTTTTTGTTCATTGTTATGCCATTGGAAACCCATAGAGCTTGGCCGTGTTATCGTGGACGATTTTGCGCGTGTCGACTTCAGGAATAGATGCGAAATTACTCGCGACCTTCTTACGCGAGAATGGCCAGACGCCTTCGGTGTGAGGATAATCTGATCCCCACATTACGTTCTCGACACCCATCAACTCACGCGTGAGCACCCCTGCACGATCATCTTCAAACGTGGCATAGAACTGTCTGTGAAAATAGGTGCTCGGCGTTTCCGGTAAGCGTGGGTCCATCCAGCCTTTGTGATCGTCCCACCAGTGGTCCATGAATTCTAACGTTGCGCCGATCCAGCCAATGCCGCTTTCGACCAACGCCCATTTGAGTTTCGGGAAGCGTACTGGCGCGCCTCCCCAAATGAGACGTTGCAACGTATCGTTCATCTCAAATTTGACGATGCCGATGATGATGCCGCCAGCTCCTGGTCCATGTGCACGACCGAACGGGTCACGCCCGCCGATGTGCATGCTGGCAACCACGCCCATGTCCTGCATTGCCGCCCACAGTGGATCCCAATCCGGCAAATTGTAGGGACGATCATCAACCCAGGCTGGCAACATGACACTGACTAAGCCTAATTTTGCGCAGCGCTCGGTTTCGGCGACAGCCCATTCGATCGGCCCACGGCAAGGTAACATGCCGACGCCTTTCAGCCGATTTGGATATGGTTTGCAGAATTCAGCTAACCAGTCGTTATATGTGCGGCAACAGGCGTAGAGGTATTCGGCATCTGGGGCGCGGACTAGCGTCAGTCCGACACCAGGATAGATCACTTCACCAGAGACGCCATCGATATCTTGATCTTTTAGGCGCTCGTGCGGGTCCCAGGTGCCTGGGCGGTTATCTGAGTATTTGTAGCCCTTGGGGGCAGGGATCTCCATGCCTTGGGCTTTTAAATCCTGCATCGGTCCTTCGAAGGCGAGAGGTCGCGGTCTGAGACCATCGATGACAATGTAGTCACCAGTTTCATCCAACGCGGCGATACGTGGGGCTTTATCGCGCCACTTCTTGTCCATGCGTGTGGTCCACAAATCTGCAGGCTCAACAATGTGTGAGTCTGACGAGAGCAGACGACCTGTGTACTGTTCGGCCATGAATCCTCCCTGAGGGTAATTAAAAATTAAGAATTAAAAATGAAAAATGAGAAATAGGGTTGCGGCTGAAAGGAATATTCATCTGTATTCTCCCTGCAGCCTACAGCTTGGAGCCTATAGCCTTTTCCTATTCTTCCTTTGGCATTTTTAATTTTTCATTCCGCTCTTATCCGTTGCGCATTTCACTTGTTCCCATCGAAATTTTATTGCACGTACACGAGCCGTATTGATGCAGTTCGATGACATTACCGAACGGATCCTGCACGAAGATTTGATCGGAGTTGGGGCCGACAAGACCTCTGATCTGCCAATGCCACAGGCCGCGATCTTCGAGTTCTTTCTTGGCCGCCTGAATATCTTCGACAGCGAGCGCGACATGCGGCAGGGTTGGATCTTCTTTTTCACTCCGGGCCATTGGGGATTTCCCAGTTGCACCCATGAGGTGAATTTGAGTGGTACGTTCGCCTTGGCCGACATACATCCAGAACCCTGGAATCGTGGGGATATTGGGACGATGCGAGTCGGTGTGCAGACCAAGGACATCGGTATAGAAGTTTCGTGCCTTCTCGACATCTTCTTGTGACGTGCCAATGCGGATTCCGTGGTGATGGAGCTCGACGACTTTAATAGACATAGTGCCCTCCTTACTGGGGTTGCGTGTTTCCGGTAACTTGTCTTGCTATAGCATAGGATTCCGGTGGCGGAGAAGGGTCAGCCGCTACAGTTATCTGTTGTTCTCGTGCAGTATCCGTGTTAGAGGCAAGAGCACCCAAGTGCGGTCTACATTAAGGAGGGGAAATGTTTGGGCCGGTTCGCTACCGTATTGTCGGCCTCATCTTTCTACTGGCACTGATTAACCATATTGATCGTGCCAATATCTCGATCGCGGCTCCCATGATGATGCGTGAGCTGGGATGGAGCGAGCAGCTCTTCGGGGTGATCTTTTCCGCCTTCTTGTGGGGCTACATGGTCATCCAACTTCCTGGTGGATATGTGGCTGACCGCCTCGGCGGCAAGCTCATTCCCTATTTGTGTTTGGGGTGGTCAATTGCCACATTTCTCACGCCGCTCGGCGCTTCTTCATTCTATTTGATGCTGGTGCTCCGATTGCTGGTAGGCGCGTTTGAAGCCCCGATTGTTCCGGCGATGAGCATTGCAAACGCCGCCTGGGTACCGCGGCACGAGTTGGCGCGTGCACAGACGATTATCCCTGCGGCGTTGAACGGTGGCATTATGCTGGGCTATCCGTTAGTGACAGGAGTGAGCGTTGCCTATGGATGGCCGGCAGTCTTTTACTTGTGTGGTGCGGTTGGCGTTGTCTGGGCTTTTATCTGGATGTGGGATGGGCGCGGGACGCCGGAGGAACATCCTTCAGTCTCGCCAGAAGAACTTGCGTATATTCAAGCCGAACGTGTCAAACCAGTCTCTGAACATCACGGCTGGGGGCCGGTGCTTCGCTCGCCAAGAGTATGGGCGTTAGCGATTTCGTACACACTTTGGGTGTATAACATGTGGCTGATGGCGTCGTGGTTGCCTTCTTATTTGGTAAAAGGACGGGGTTTCTCGGACGGCCAGATGGGATACCTCGGGGCTGCGATAACTGGGGCCGCGTTAGTCGGAACGGTTGCTGGAGGATGGGTGTCTGACCTGCTCTTGCGCCGTGGGTTTAGTGCGAATATCGCGCGAAAAAAGATGCCGGTGATTTGTATGCTGATTGGTGCTCCCTTTATGGTTCTTGGCGTGAGTGTCGAGTCTCCGTGGCTGTGTGTCGTGCTCCTGATGTGTGCACGGCTCTTCAATGATTCCGCACTGGCGGGATACATGAGTTTGCCGACGGAGATGAGCCCGCGCCACCTCGGCGCGATCTGGGGCTGTATGAGTACGTTTGGGAGCTTAGCTGGGATGGTTGCGGCGATGCTCGCAGGTTACCAAGTATCATCAACCGGCAACTGGGCGTTACCGTTTTATACAGCGGCAGGGTCGATCCTGTTTGCCGCACTGATTATGGCGTTGGGAGTGTCGGCCGAACCCTTGCGATTTGCCGAGCCTGAGAAGGTCGGAGCTGTCCGACCGGAACCGGTGAAGGGGTGACAATCGATTGTGGATTGTCGATTGTGGAACAGTGAAAAAGTAGTCAGTAGCTAGCATTCAGTAGTCAGTAGCGAGAAAAGACTCACTCGTGCATAGGCGTCCATGCTGACTACTGACTACTCTCCTCTACAATTCTCAATTAGATCACTCCCCGTTCTTTCAATTCTTGTAATCGTGGGCCATCCAATCCTAGCAAGCGGCCATAGATGTCCTCATTGTGGCCACCAAGGGCTGGTGCGGGTTGATCAAACGCGAGCGGAGTGCTCGTCAGTTTGATGGGCATGCCAATCGCTTTTGCGCCGGGAATCGGTCCGTGGAGTGGATGTTCCAGCGGAACGATCATGTCTCGTGCATTGAGATGCTCATCAGTAAGGAGTTCCTCGGGATTCAAGATCGGCCCCGCGGGTACGCCTTGCTCTTGCAGATAGGTCACCGCTTCTTGCACTGTGTACTGCCCAATCCACTCTTGTATGAGTTGGTCAACTTCCTGACGATGGTCGCGTCGATTCTGGATCGTGGCAAAGTGAGGGTGGTTGGCCAGGTCTTCGCGTTTGAGGGCGACGAGCACCTTTGCCCAGTCAGCTTGAGCCGGGGCACAGACTGAAACGTACCCATCTTTTGCGTGATAAACGTTGAATGGTGCACCACCAGTATAGGCGTTTGCCATTCGCTGAGGCGTTTCTCCGGCAGCGAGAAATTCCATGACATCGGGCAATAAGAAGAAGGAGCCATCCTGCATGGCAATATCGACCCAGTCGCCCTCACCAGTGACGTCGCGTTTACGAAGCGCGGAAAGAATACCAATGACCGCAAACAATGGCGTTGTCGTATCGCTAATTGCTGCGCCACAGCGTATGGGAGCACGATCGGCATAGCCAGTAACACTGGAAATACCACTGGCCGCTTGAATAATAGGGTCGTATGCACGCCACTCGCGTCGTGGGCCGCGCTGACCGAATCCAGAGATTGAGCAGAGAACGAGCCGGGGATTCCTTTTTTTCAGGACGGCGTAAGGAAATCCCATCTTCTCTAAGGTGCCAGGAGCATAGTTCTCGACAAGCACATCGGCTTTCTCGCACAGTTGCAAAAACAGCTCTTTTCCTTCCGCGCTGCGAAGATTCAGTGAGACACACTTCTTACTGCGTGAACGATGTAACACGCCGAGGTTGAGGTCATCATCTGTTTGTTTGGTAAAACTTGCGCCCTTCGGTCCGCCATATGGTGGCCGAGAACGATAGACATCTCCCTGGCCAGGGGCTTCGACTTTAATGACCTCTGCACCAAGCCCGCCTAACAGTAACGTACAATATGGACCGGCAAGATACCGCGTCAGGTCGAGTACCACGAGCCCTTGTAAAGGTTTCACGTTTGTCCTCCTCATTCGCTCAGCAATGGCATTGTTAAGTAGCGTACTCTGGCGAGGAAGAGAAGAGTTGCGATTGCGTTATGCGGGTGCGAGGTATTTAGCGACGGGTTGCGACCAGAATGCCACTCAGGACGATGACACCACCGATCAGATGTGGAAGCGTGATAGTCTCGTCAAGAAACACGTAGGCGATCCCGATCGCCATCACTGGCACTAAGTTCAAGAAAATTCCGGCGCGACTCGGGCCAATAGTGGAGACTGCTTCATAAAACCAGAAGTGCGCAAACGTTCCCAAAACGGTCTGATAGGCGATGGCGGCCCATGAGGCCCAACTTGTTTCTGCAAAACGCCACTGTTCGCGTTCGAGTACCACACAGGCGATGATGAGCCAGAATGAACCGGCCATGTAGGAGTAGGTGGTTGCCGCGAGCGGTGAGATGCGCAGCATGAGCTGGCGTCCGTAGATCGTGTAGATTCCCCAACTTACTTGTGTCGCCAAGAGAATCAGATCGCCAAGGTTATACTGACTGTTGGTGACCACATCCCATGAGCCACGAGTGACGATCACGCTAACGCCGATGACAGAGAGCACGATACCCAGGATAGCCTTCTGCTCCAGGCGTTCCTTAAGGAAGATAAGCGAGAGGATGGCAAGCGTCACAGGTGAGGCCGCGTTCAACAATGCGGCATTGGTGACGGTTGTTAATCGCAGGCCATAATAGCTACAACCGACGCCAACGAGATACCCGGTGGCTCCGAGCAAGAGGAAACTGCCGATCACAGGCTGAGTCCAGTGTACCTGATGGGTTGGGTTGCGACCCATATACAACAGCAGCAGACCGGTGCCGAGCGTCAATCGGATCGCACCGATGGTGAGCGGTGGGACACCTTGCAGTGCGATCTTGCCTGTGGGCATCAGTCCGGCCCAGACGAATGTCACCAGGGTTAACAAGAGAAACGCACGAGTCTCGCGGGACACACCCATAAGGAGGGGCAATGTAGCAGAAAGAGAAAGCGGACGAAGGGGGATAATGAGGCTGAGGGAGACAGAAAAATCAAAAGTCAAAATCCAAAAAAGCTGACAATTCGCCACAGCTTTGTTTGTGACGTGCTTTGACTCTGGACTTCGGACTCTGGACTTTTCCTCTTACCAATACTGCCACTGCTCTGTCATTAACACGTAGACCCCGAGAAGGAAGTTTGTCACCGCATGAGCGACAATGCACGAGAAAAGCGACTTGGTGCGGTAGAGGAGCAATGTATACAACAAGCCCGCGACGATTCCAGCAAGCCATTGGTTATGCTCGACTCCGAATAAGACAACAGAAATAGCTACAGCTGACGTGGTCAACGTTCCAATCGGCACTTGGCGAAAGTCCGGGTTCACCAGATAGCGCAAAAGAAATGACCGCCAAAAAAGTTCTTCCATGACGGGAACGACAATCGATGAGCCCAGGAGGCGGATGGCGATCCACGGTAGCGCCAACGACCCCGTCAATTCATACGGATTCACAATTTGTGGTTCGCTGAGCAAGAAATAGCCACCATACAAGGGAATCCACAGTAGAAGGACAAGAACGCCAACCGCGACGGCGAGCCAGGAGAACTCGAACATGATCTCACTGTATGTTTTTCTAAACCACAGGAGTAATGTTCCAGCGACAACTGTCTTGAGAGGATAGATCCACAGGAGACTATTGGGAATCCATCGTGCAAGCTCTGTGAGAAGCAGAAACAAAGCGAACGGAAGCACGTAGGGAACAGCAGGATGTGAAGCTAGTGCAGGCATATAAGTAATATCGTGGGGATAGCCGGAGGGCTTTATTATCAAGAAGGAGGAAAATGTCGCGTGAGTGAAACCTCTTTAACAAAGAGAGAGATGACAGCGCCTGTAGAAAGGCGGTAGAGATAACGAGAGAAAGTAGAGCCCTCATCAACGTTTCTAGAAATACTATTGCGGCGTTGGTGTCGGTGTATGTCTCTCTCCCGGCTTATTGGTGAGTCGTCCGATACCAGGAAGGCGGGTGTCGTCATCTACGATCGTTGCCCCGATCTGGGCATTGCTAAGCGACACCGTATCGTCCAGATTTGCTCCTTGTAGGCGGGTTTGGTGGAGGTTGGCTCCATCAAGGTGAACTTGACGCAGGATCGCGCCACTCAGATCGGCTTCTGCGAGATCTGCGCCACGTAGATCAACGCCTGTCAGAGTGAGGCCTGAAAGATTTGCTTTTCGGAGATTGGCCCCAGCCAGGTTTGCTTTATCGAGGACCGCTTGGCGGAGATCGACCCCACTGAGATCGGCACCGCGTAAATCGGCTTCATGCAGCACTGCTTTGCGCAGATCAGCTCCGCGCAAAATGGCCTTGGAGAGATTGGCGGCGCGAAGGGTCGTCTGGAAAAGAACACTTTCTGTGAGATCAGTTTCACTGAGGTCTGCTTCGCGAAAAATGGCTTCGTTCAAAATCGCTCGGCGCAAAAGGGCCCGAGATAAGATTGTCCCTTGAAGATCGGTGGCCGTTAAATCGGCGTCAATCAAGTTAGCTTGCGTGAGATCCGCGCCACTGAGGTTCGTCGAAAGCAGGCGGGCTTTGGTGAGCGTTGCTTCGCGTAGGTCAGAATCACTAAGCGTGACTCCTTGGATGTCGGCTCCAGTCAGATCTGCGCTATGGAGGCTCGCGCCGCGTAATCGCGTACCCTGAAAATTAGCGCCCGCGAGTTTGGCAAAACTCATATCCGCTGAGCTGAGGTCGACTGCCCCGAATTCATGCCCTTCGAGACTAA of the Deltaproteobacteria bacterium genome contains:
- a CDS encoding CAAX prenyl protease-related protein, which gives rise to MPALASHPAVPYVLPFALFLLLTELARWIPNSLLWIYPLKTVVAGTLLLWFRKTYSEIMFEFSWLAVAVGVLVLLLWIPLYGGYFLLSEPQIVNPYELTGSLALPWIAIRLLGSSIVVPVMEELFWRSFLLRYLVNPDFRQVPIGTLTTSAVAISVVLFGVEHNQWLAGIVAGLLYTLLLYRTKSLFSCIVAHAVTNFLLGVYVLMTEQWQYW
- a CDS encoding CoA transferase, whose protein sequence is MRRTNVKPLQGLVVLDLTRYLAGPYCTLLLGGLGAEVIKVEAPGQGDVYRSRPPYGGPKGASFTKQTDDDLNLGVLHRSRSKKCVSLNLRSAEGKELFLQLCEKADVLVENYAPGTLEKMGFPYAVLKKRNPRLVLCSISGFGQRGPRREWRAYDPIIQAASGISSVTGYADRAPIRCGAAISDTTTPLFAVIGILSALRKRDVTGEGDWVDIAMQDGSFFLLPDVMEFLAAGETPQRMANAYTGGAPFNVYHAKDGYVSVCAPAQADWAKVLVALKREDLANHPHFATIQNRRDHRQEVDQLIQEWIGQYTVQEAVTYLQEQGVPAGPILNPEELLTDEHLNARDMIVPLEHPLHGPIPGAKAIGMPIKLTSTPLAFDQPAPALGGHNEDIYGRLLGLDGPRLQELKERGVI
- a CDS encoding HNH endonuclease: MKAFLSDVTTAEIQHEKNRARELRRSEWWKRRRAPGVCHYCQQKFLPTDLTMDHLVPLARGGKSTKGNIVPSCKECNSKKKYALPWEEELESTE
- a CDS encoding MFS transporter; the encoded protein is MFGPVRYRIVGLIFLLALINHIDRANISIAAPMMMRELGWSEQLFGVIFSAFLWGYMVIQLPGGYVADRLGGKLIPYLCLGWSIATFLTPLGASSFYLMLVLRLLVGAFEAPIVPAMSIANAAWVPRHELARAQTIIPAALNGGIMLGYPLVTGVSVAYGWPAVFYLCGAVGVVWAFIWMWDGRGTPEEHPSVSPEELAYIQAERVKPVSEHHGWGPVLRSPRVWALAISYTLWVYNMWLMASWLPSYLVKGRGFSDGQMGYLGAAITGAALVGTVAGGWVSDLLLRRGFSANIARKKMPVICMLIGAPFMVLGVSVESPWLCVVLLMCARLFNDSALAGYMSLPTEMSPRHLGAIWGCMSTFGSLAGMVAAMLAGYQVSSTGNWALPFYTAAGSILFAALIMALGVSAEPLRFAEPEKVGAVRPEPVKG
- a CDS encoding DUF547 domain-containing protein, coding for MFHPLRITLSVAFMTLLLPQLAKAAVDHSTWDTLLRRYVDQDGRVAYRDWQARDLPTFAAYLKTLAETKVEGMSETEAKAFWINAYNAVIIQGVLNGYTAEGLLSRKRLFSWYSILVAGKKRTPDEIEHEILRPTFRDPRIHFTIVCASTSCPKLRPEAYVAERLEQQLDDAAREFINDPQRNRFEVGRVAVSAIFQWFAQDFTEQSGTVVKFLLRFVAEEKKAILESFSRDLQYLEYDWTLNAQPGQRIS
- a CDS encoding DMT family transporter — translated: MGVSRETRAFLLLTLVTFVWAGLMPTGKIALQGVPPLTIGAIRLTLGTGLLLLYMGRNPTHQVHWTQPVIGSFLLLGATGYLVGVGCSYYGLRLTTVTNAALLNAASPVTLAILSLIFLKERLEQKAILGIVLSVIGVSVIVTRGSWDVVTNSQYNLGDLILLATQVSWGIYTIYGRQLMLRISPLAATTYSYMAGSFWLIIACVVLEREQWRFAETSWASWAAIAYQTVLGTFAHFWFYEAVSTIGPSRAGIFLNLVPVMAIGIAYVFLDETITLPHLIGGVIVLSGILVATRR
- a CDS encoding glyoxalase, with amino-acid sequence MSIKVVELHHHGIRIGTSQEDVEKARNFYTDVLGLHTDSHRPNIPTIPGFWMYVGQGERTTQIHLMGATGKSPMARSEKEDPTLPHVALAVEDIQAAKKELEDRGLWHWQIRGLVGPNSDQIFVQDPFGNVIELHQYGSCTCNKISMGTSEMRNG
- a CDS encoding amidohydrolase, coding for MAEQYTGRLLSSDSHIVEPADLWTTRMDKKWRDKAPRIAALDETGDYIVIDGLRPRPLAFEGPMQDLKAQGMEIPAPKGYKYSDNRPGTWDPHERLKDQDIDGVSGEVIYPGVGLTLVRAPDAEYLYACCRTYNDWLAEFCKPYPNRLKGVGMLPCRGPIEWAVAETERCAKLGLVSVMLPAWVDDRPYNLPDWDPLWAAMQDMGVVASMHIGGRDPFGRAHGPGAGGIIIGIVKFEMNDTLQRLIWGGAPVRFPKLKWALVESGIGWIGATLEFMDHWWDDHKGWMDPRLPETPSTYFHRQFYATFEDDRAGVLTRELMGVENVMWGSDYPHTEGVWPFSRKKVASNFASIPEVDTRKIVHDNTAKLYGFPMA
- a CDS encoding SDR family oxidoreductase translates to MVLVVRAPAQAKIQRGGVMRFRGRTALVTGSSSGIGRATALLFAREGADVVINGRDEKKIAAVVREVEAVGQRALGIRANVGSTAEVQAMVDRAREEFGHLDILVSNAGVFHHQMFLQMTDEEWDEVLNVDLKGTFNSCRAVIESMIAQKWGRIICVTAISGLTGYPNMTHIAAAKTGTHGFAKALAAEVARYGITVNVIAPGLVDTPILANMTEAELANFAKQIPIGRIGKADEIAEACAYLASEQAAYVTGQILNMSGGGLI